Proteins from a genomic interval of Methanoplanus endosymbiosus:
- a CDS encoding transposase, translated as MAIFGQKNSKIQSDTGLKLGKLELICDIIEDHISFPDGRYYDSKTIVRGTIAAACSKNSISGLVKMTDGLPSHTTCLKYLHNIDMEKLESDSSKILLLAGEGIIIEGRAYNFAIDKTLKPYYGVKDEEEDPNIIRNKKKASTTKFFAYMTLSIVDQDKHLTFLVIPWKDNDNNLDGIKTCVELIRSLGLKIKCLMLDREFYTGKIFSYLKESDVPHLMPVKQHGEELKKNLKGKKSKSFKHTLNSKSKFPLEIEIVDCIVYQMGKKGKNGVLHRAFVVYKVCKSPKSIRRLYKHRFAIESTYVLANKSGARTSTKDPVVRFYYFLISFIIQNHWVSIKWKRFAKLQRGPKVIYRDRFPLHHFITILIKEAWEHFHLLSLNEIAIS; from the coding sequence GTGGCAATATTTGGTCAAAAAAACAGCAAAATCCAGTCAGATACAGGACTGAAGCTTGGAAAACTTGAATTGATCTGTGATATTATTGAGGATCATATCTCCTTTCCAGATGGCAGATATTATGATTCAAAAACAATTGTAAGAGGAACAATAGCAGCGGCATGTTCTAAAAATTCGATTTCAGGACTTGTAAAAATGACAGATGGTTTGCCATCCCATACAACCTGTCTGAAATATTTACATAATATTGACATGGAGAAATTAGAATCAGATTCCTCTAAAATACTTTTATTGGCAGGGGAAGGCATAATTATAGAAGGCAGGGCTTACAATTTTGCTATTGATAAAACCCTCAAGCCATATTATGGGGTTAAAGACGAAGAAGAAGATCCTAATATTATACGCAACAAGAAGAAAGCATCGACAACCAAGTTCTTTGCTTACATGACTTTATCGATTGTGGACCAGGATAAGCACCTCACCTTTCTTGTTATTCCCTGGAAAGATAATGATAATAATTTAGATGGAATAAAAACATGTGTTGAGTTAATTCGGAGTTTAGGTCTGAAAATAAAATGTTTAATGTTAGACAGGGAGTTCTACACAGGTAAAATCTTTAGCTACCTAAAAGAATCAGATGTCCCACACCTCATGCCGGTGAAGCAACATGGTGAGGAACTCAAAAAGAATCTAAAAGGTAAAAAATCAAAATCCTTTAAACACACCCTAAATTCAAAATCAAAGTTCCCATTGGAGATAGAAATAGTTGACTGTATTGTCTATCAAATGGGAAAGAAAGGCAAAAATGGTGTACTTCATCGAGCATTTGTAGTTTATAAGGTATGTAAATCTCCAAAATCGATTAGAAGATTGTATAAACACAGATTTGCCATTGAGTCCACATATGTCCTTGCTAATAAAAGTGGTGCAAGGACATCCACTAAGGATCCGGTAGTTAGGTTTTATTATTTTTTAATCTCTTTTATAATACAGAACCATTGGGTTTCAATCAAATGGAAGAGATTTGCAAAACTTCAGAGGGGACCAAAGGTAATTTATAGAGATCGATTTCCCTTGCACCATTTTATCACTATCTTAATTAAAGAGGCTTGGGAGCATTTCCATTTATTGAGCCTTAATGAAATTGCCATAAGCTGA
- a CDS encoding LEA type 2 family protein, with product MNEKNLKIILAAFPVVIIIIAVIIPLYTTGWDFEKALYGTDPTAVIESFEMKGQDMTGGYFTPQNYTLSDDGGSLTLTGIMKNPYSEDITITKLGYSIIIGGDPAELKLTRSVVIPASGTGEVVLSAPVSESQLSSLTSGEKVAYGDSPLSDMAIDMSGIKVVSEGK from the coding sequence ATGAATGAGAAAAATCTGAAGATCATTCTTGCCGCATTTCCGGTTGTGATAATTATTATTGCTGTAATTATTCCGCTCTACACAACCGGCTGGGACTTTGAAAAGGCGCTTTACGGCACAGATCCGACTGCCGTTATAGAGTCATTTGAGATGAAGGGGCAGGATATGACTGGTGGCTACTTTACTCCGCAGAACTATACTCTGTCTGATGACGGCGGGAGTCTTACTCTCACCGGGATTATGAAAAATCCTTACTCTGAAGATATAACAATAACAAAACTTGGCTACAGCATAATAATCGGGGGTGATCCGGCAGAACTGAAACTTACCCGCAGTGTGGTAATTCCCGCGTCCGGCACAGGTGAGGTCGTCCTCTCTGCCCCGGTAAGTGAGAGCCAGTTAAGTTCCCTTACCTCTGGTGAAAAAGTTGCCTATGGTGACAGTCCGCTTTCAGATATGGCAATTGATATGTCAGGAATAAAAGTTGTATCGGAGGGTAAGTAA
- a CDS encoding 2-amino-3,7-dideoxy-D-threo-hept-6-ulosonate synthase, whose amino-acid sequence MMGKEIRLERIMKRESGTTVIVPMDHGVSSGPIPGLIDLERSVDLIALGGANAVIGHMGLALHGHRRGGPDIGLILHLSASTDLGPDPNNKVMVNTVQNALKMGADGVSMHVNIGAESEARMLSDLGSTAIECIEWGMPLLAMMYPRGKKINADNMTNSIKIAARVASELGADIVKTVYTGDPDSFREVTDGCHVPVVIAGGSKMGDIETLRLIEGAMEGGAAGVSIGRNAFQHAHPDRFVRAAAMIVHEKRSAEEAIEVIKKGI is encoded by the coding sequence ATGATGGGAAAAGAAATCCGGCTTGAAAGGATAATGAAGAGAGAGTCCGGCACTACCGTTATAGTGCCGATGGATCACGGTGTCTCATCCGGGCCTATTCCGGGTCTTATTGATCTTGAAAGGAGCGTTGATCTCATTGCACTTGGCGGTGCAAATGCTGTAATCGGTCATATGGGCCTTGCACTTCATGGCCACAGAAGAGGTGGCCCGGACATCGGCCTTATACTACACCTCTCTGCAAGTACAGATTTAGGTCCTGATCCTAATAACAAGGTGATGGTAAATACCGTTCAGAATGCCCTTAAAATGGGTGCGGACGGAGTATCAATGCATGTAAATATCGGTGCTGAATCAGAGGCGAGAATGCTTTCTGATCTTGGAAGTACAGCAATTGAGTGTATAGAATGGGGCATGCCACTTCTTGCAATGATGTACCCGAGGGGCAAAAAAATAAATGCCGATAATATGACCAATTCGATAAAGATCGCCGCAAGGGTGGCCTCTGAACTTGGTGCTGATATCGTTAAAACGGTGTACACCGGAGATCCTGACTCATTCCGGGAGGTTACAGACGGATGCCATGTTCCGGTGGTCATCGCCGGCGGTTCAAAGATGGGTGATATCGAGACGTTAAGGCTCATTGAGGGTGCAATGGAAGGCGGGGCTGCGGGTGTATCAATCGGCAGGAATGCTTTTCAGCATGCACACCCGGACAGGTTTGTCCGTGCGGCTGCAATGATTGTACATGAGAAGAGAAGCGCCGAAGAGGCGATTGAAGTAATAAAGAAAGGGATCTGA
- a CDS encoding 2-amino-3,7-dideoxy-D-threo-hept-6-ulosonate synthase: protein MIGKEIRLERIMNRNTGRTVIIPMDHGFTLGQIEGLGDMPKIISDVSDGGANAIVLHKGMVKAGHRKHGRDIGLIVHLSASTSLNPDPNDKVMVCTVEEAIGIGADAVSIHINLGAPHESKMIEEAGKVSRECARWGIPLLVMIYPRGEGVDPTSLQSVGHCVRVAEELGADLIKTNYTGDPETFRKITSSCSVPVLVAGGEKAGDLETLRTVRESVLAGGAGVCLGRNSFQRKNPAEFISALCKVVHDEAMPEEAVKNL, encoded by the coding sequence ATGATTGGAAAAGAGATCAGGCTTGAGAGGATAATGAACAGGAATACGGGGAGAACAGTCATAATCCCTATGGATCACGGTTTTACACTCGGACAGATCGAAGGCCTCGGTGATATGCCTAAGATTATATCCGATGTATCTGATGGCGGTGCGAATGCCATAGTTCTTCACAAGGGAATGGTCAAGGCGGGGCACAGGAAGCACGGGCGTGACATCGGACTTATTGTTCATTTATCTGCAAGCACATCCTTAAATCCCGATCCCAATGACAAAGTGATGGTATGCACAGTTGAGGAAGCCATCGGCATAGGTGCGGATGCGGTATCCATTCATATCAACCTCGGTGCTCCTCATGAGTCAAAGATGATTGAGGAGGCCGGAAAGGTCTCAAGGGAATGCGCCCGCTGGGGAATTCCGCTTCTTGTTATGATCTATCCAAGAGGAGAAGGGGTTGATCCAACGTCCCTTCAGTCTGTCGGCCACTGCGTCAGGGTTGCCGAGGAACTTGGGGCAGATCTCATAAAGACCAATTACACAGGCGACCCTGAGACATTCAGAAAGATAACATCGTCATGCTCAGTGCCCGTACTTGTGGCCGGCGGTGAGAAGGCAGGGGATCTTGAGACTCTCAGAACTGTCAGGGAATCTGTCCTGGCCGGAGGTGCAGGTGTGTGCCTCGGCAGAAATTCATTCCAGAGGAAAAATCCGGCAGAATTCATAAGTGCACTCTGCAAAGTTGTTCACGATGAGGCAATGCCGGAAGAAGCGGTAAAAAATCTCTGA
- a CDS encoding 3-dehydroquinate synthase II: MKEFWVDLSKWDKDLATAAIEGGATGILCKKAEDVRKLGRIKTISSDGDLVPGRDVFEIHIKDTETAEKAAELSKKGYTIVHTTDWTVIPLENLVAGSDRIIASVEDAPEVKTALGILEKGVAGILLKNPTHEKIREVSAITTGGGGSIGLEVFTVTSVTDAGMGDRVCVDTCTLMKEGEGMLIGNTSSAFLLVHAETLENPYVAPRPFRVNAGAVHAYAMMENKKTSYLSEVKSGDRVLIADRDGGISGATVGRVKIEKRPMLLIKAESGGKEHTMILQNAETIRLVKEGGTPVSVISVKPGDKILGHIEKGGRHFGMAVDESILEK; the protein is encoded by the coding sequence ATGAAGGAATTCTGGGTTGATCTCAGCAAGTGGGATAAGGATCTGGCAACCGCTGCGATAGAGGGCGGAGCCACAGGAATCTTATGCAAAAAGGCAGAAGATGTCAGGAAACTTGGGCGAATAAAAACCATCTCATCTGATGGTGATCTGGTTCCTGGCAGAGATGTCTTTGAAATTCATATTAAGGATACAGAAACAGCAGAGAAGGCTGCTGAACTTTCAAAGAAGGGTTACACAATAGTCCATACCACGGACTGGACTGTAATTCCGCTTGAAAACCTTGTTGCCGGTTCTGACCGGATAATTGCCTCTGTTGAGGACGCTCCGGAGGTAAAGACAGCTCTTGGGATTCTTGAAAAAGGGGTTGCAGGTATTCTTCTGAAAAATCCAACCCATGAGAAGATAAGGGAGGTTTCCGCAATCACCACCGGAGGCGGGGGAAGTATTGGTCTTGAGGTATTCACAGTTACTTCAGTCACCGATGCCGGAATGGGTGACAGAGTCTGTGTGGATACATGTACTCTTATGAAAGAGGGCGAGGGTATGCTTATTGGAAATACATCGTCGGCATTTCTGCTTGTACATGCGGAAACTCTTGAAAATCCATATGTTGCGCCGAGGCCGTTCAGGGTCAATGCCGGAGCAGTGCATGCCTATGCTATGATGGAGAACAAAAAGACCTCATACCTCTCTGAAGTAAAGTCAGGCGACCGGGTTTTAATCGCAGACAGGGATGGCGGAATATCCGGTGCGACTGTCGGCCGGGTCAAGATAGAGAAGAGGCCGATGCTTCTTATTAAGGCAGAATCCGGTGGTAAAGAGCATACCATGATACTCCAGAATGCAGAGACCATCCGGCTTGTAAAAGAGGGCGGCACCCCCGTCTCTGTCATATCTGTAAAACCGGGCGACAAAATCCTCGGTCATATCGAAAAGGGCGGACGGCATTTCGGAATGGCTGTTGATGAGAGCATACTGGAGAAGTAA
- a CDS encoding prephenate dehydrogenase/arogenate dehydrogenase family protein gives MKVGIIGGTGGMGRLFAPLFERAGFSVIVSGRSTSISNRDIAEESDIVIISVPIHETISVIEEISPYLRADQILCDFTSVKEGPVNAMLKTEAEVLGLHPMFGPSVSSLSGQTIISVPARCRQESADILYNVFRDEDATVIEMDAGEHDRVMGVVQGLVHFATICVADAIRNSGISPEVIIPVMSPVYRIEMGIIGRILGQSPELYGDILMMNSKSAEMAGKFSESSGEMLKYIREVDYESFKELFEKNREFFSGYIPQATRDTDLVIDALAKSGRPVK, from the coding sequence ATGAAAGTCGGAATCATTGGCGGCACGGGTGGTATGGGCCGCCTCTTTGCCCCTCTTTTTGAGAGAGCCGGTTTTTCTGTCATTGTTTCAGGCAGAAGTACGTCTATCTCAAACCGGGATATTGCAGAAGAATCTGATATTGTCATAATTTCGGTTCCGATTCATGAGACAATATCTGTTATAGAGGAGATCTCACCGTACTTAAGGGCAGATCAGATCCTCTGTGATTTTACATCGGTCAAGGAAGGACCTGTAAATGCCATGTTAAAGACTGAGGCAGAGGTTCTCGGCCTTCACCCGATGTTTGGTCCGTCTGTCTCTTCACTGTCGGGGCAGACAATAATCTCAGTTCCCGCAAGGTGCAGGCAGGAGAGTGCTGATATTCTGTATAATGTATTCAGAGATGAAGATGCCACAGTCATTGAGATGGATGCCGGAGAGCATGACCGGGTGATGGGTGTTGTACAGGGCCTTGTCCATTTCGCAACTATTTGTGTGGCTGATGCCATCCGGAATTCCGGTATTTCTCCCGAAGTTATAATTCCGGTTATGAGTCCGGTGTACAGGATTGAGATGGGTATTATAGGAAGGATACTCGGCCAGAGTCCTGAACTCTACGGCGATATTCTTATGATGAATTCAAAGTCTGCTGAGATGGCAGGGAAGTTTTCCGAGTCATCCGGTGAGATGCTCAAATACATCAGAGAAGTGGATTATGAATCCTTTAAGGAACTTTTTGAGAAGAACAGAGAGTTCTTCTCCGGGTATATCCCTCAGGCTACGAGGGATACAGATCTTGTAATTGACGCACTGGCAAAGTCCGGGAGGCCGGTTAAATGA
- a CDS encoding prephenate dehydratase, whose product MKIAALGPEGTFSHELAVKISGDSEVVLFPTIKRVFAEAEKGECFGLVPVENSDAGGVGETLDGLMDTGCRIAAEYYMPIRHNLASDGVPAGGCRVLYAHPQSHAQCSRFIEDLGIPVIHTASNADSARLALQNPGSCAVTSVSAAKNFMLDIIRPDIQNSDNNITRFLLISPDKGEYPGGISEVRKTVSASGRRKCSIIIDPETDRPGLLYNILGVFAGEKINLTRIESRPSKRGIGSYVFFIDFEAESGEKLISSLKRIATVKELGCYVMEEV is encoded by the coding sequence ATGAAGATAGCAGCACTTGGCCCTGAAGGGACGTTCAGCCATGAATTAGCAGTTAAGATCTCCGGAGATTCTGAAGTAGTCCTCTTTCCGACAATAAAGAGAGTATTTGCTGAAGCGGAAAAAGGTGAATGCTTTGGTCTCGTTCCGGTTGAGAACAGCGATGCCGGTGGGGTTGGTGAGACTCTTGACGGACTTATGGATACGGGGTGCAGGATTGCTGCTGAGTATTATATGCCTATACGGCATAATCTGGCATCTGATGGCGTACCGGCAGGTGGGTGCAGAGTTCTTTATGCCCACCCGCAGTCACATGCACAGTGCAGCAGGTTTATCGAAGATCTTGGCATTCCCGTAATTCATACGGCAAGCAATGCAGACAGTGCACGGCTTGCCCTTCAAAACCCCGGTTCATGTGCAGTTACATCAGTATCTGCCGCAAAAAATTTTATGCTCGATATTATCCGGCCGGATATCCAGAATTCTGATAATAATATTACCAGATTTCTCCTGATCTCGCCTGATAAAGGAGAATATCCCGGCGGAATTTCTGAGGTCCGTAAAACGGTTTCTGCTTCCGGCAGAAGAAAATGCAGTATAATAATTGACCCGGAGACTGACAGGCCCGGACTTTTGTACAATATTCTGGGTGTTTTTGCAGGTGAAAAAATTAACCTGACAAGAATTGAGTCAAGGCCCTCTAAGAGGGGTATTGGGAGTTATGTCTTCTTCATAGACTTTGAAGCTGAATCAGGGGAGAAACTAATATCTTCACTGAAGAGAATTGCAACAGTGAAGGAACTTGGATGTTACGTAATGGAGGAGGTGTAA
- the aroA gene encoding 3-phosphoshikimate 1-carboxyvinyltransferase, which produces MLRNGGGVKTGLKIKKAGAVDIELRAPPSKSYTHRALICAALAEGESFIRNPLDSEDIDVTVNALIRLGVSCRKTKEGIAVDGCGGVLPDVGEVTIDCKNSGTTLRLLSTLSLLSPGRVTLTGTKRMRERPVGDLADAIIQAGGDVIFTGNEGFPPLRISGTLSGGRVIVDASKSSQYVSSLMLSGPYSDYPMNIMPKGSIASKPYLRITADVMRAFGIIPRDEGDGSILIPQDVYSVSDYSVEGDYSSASYLFAVAAVCGGRVKVSNLNPYSIQGDRAFLGMLRDMGCDIDLDSYPDSVVAECRKRLSGIEVNMSGSPDVIQTLAAVALFADGPTTIHGIKNLKYKESDRIRAVINMAEACGGAVEAGDDTIVISPAEFRECRIDPADDHRTAMSAAVIGLGAGGVEIDSPECVSKSYPEFFSELRRAGLLHE; this is translated from the coding sequence ATGTTACGTAATGGAGGAGGTGTAAAAACGGGCTTAAAAATTAAAAAGGCGGGAGCTGTTGATATTGAACTCAGAGCGCCGCCGTCAAAGAGCTATACTCACAGGGCACTCATATGTGCGGCACTTGCTGAGGGAGAGTCATTTATCAGAAATCCTCTGGATTCAGAGGACATTGATGTAACTGTGAATGCCCTTATACGGCTTGGGGTATCGTGCAGAAAGACAAAAGAGGGTATTGCTGTTGATGGATGCGGAGGTGTGCTTCCGGATGTTGGTGAGGTGACAATTGACTGCAAAAATTCCGGTACAACACTAAGGCTGTTATCAACCCTCTCTCTTCTCTCACCCGGAAGAGTGACCCTTACAGGCACGAAGAGGATGAGGGAGAGGCCGGTAGGCGATCTTGCGGATGCGATAATACAGGCCGGAGGAGATGTTATCTTCACCGGAAATGAAGGCTTTCCCCCTCTGAGGATTTCAGGCACACTTTCCGGGGGCAGAGTCATCGTTGATGCTTCAAAGTCAAGCCAGTATGTATCCTCGCTTATGCTCTCAGGCCCTTATTCAGATTATCCAATGAATATTATGCCTAAAGGGAGCATTGCCTCAAAGCCTTATCTCAGGATTACAGCTGATGTCATGAGAGCATTTGGCATTATTCCCCGTGATGAGGGTGACGGGAGTATTCTGATCCCACAGGATGTATATTCTGTGTCAGATTATTCTGTCGAGGGGGATTACTCCTCTGCATCATATCTTTTTGCAGTTGCCGCAGTATGCGGCGGGCGTGTGAAAGTCAGTAACCTGAATCCTTATTCCATTCAGGGCGACAGGGCATTTTTAGGGATGCTCAGAGATATGGGCTGTGATATTGACCTGGATTCATATCCGGATTCTGTTGTGGCTGAATGCAGGAAGAGACTGAGTGGTATTGAGGTTAATATGTCCGGATCTCCGGATGTTATCCAGACGCTTGCTGCTGTGGCACTCTTTGCAGACGGTCCCACAACAATACACGGCATTAAGAATCTGAAGTATAAGGAGAGTGACAGAATCCGGGCAGTTATTAATATGGCTGAGGCATGTGGCGGGGCTGTTGAGGCAGGAGACGATACCATTGTTATATCTCCGGCTGAGTTCCGTGAATGCAGGATTGATCCTGCTGATGATCACAGAACAGCGATGTCTGCGGCAGTTATAGGTCTTGGTGCAGGAGGAGTTGAGATTGATTCCCCTGAATGCGTCTCGAAGTCATACCCGGAATTTTTCAGTGAGTTAAGGAGGGCTGGCTTATTGCACGAATAG
- the aroE gene encoding shikimate dehydrogenase translates to MDTDNLIEEERGMSVSDIFEEFGEEDFRLTESSVISELPPGDCVVSTGGGVVLDHDNVRHLRKNSLVFFLNITPEESVQRITGSERPPLTSLPLDHEVAVIMKDRMPAYLRSSDFCIDGEQSPEKISDEIAGIVESGDLTIPGRELLQKFFRNSIMPSEDERGLALDVVGEKSPVSLCAISGNPCMHSKSPAIYRKIFENYGISGFYTYMEAGDFSEIIRTAEISGVRGLSITIPFKEDAVDFMTEISPDAAAIGAVNTAVNFCGKFYGFNTDWIGIAEPLKRSFKDAGGSIEGKSAVVIGAGGAARAAVYALIVLGFDVTVLNRNEKKAALLAESFECRSGGLNEIHNCVFDVIINATPVGMNRAGGLIVPESTFREGMRVFDLVYTPPDTELLKMAEKKGCICISGAEMFVYQAVEQFFLMFGFRPEEEVIREAMQ, encoded by the coding sequence ATTGATACTGACAATCTCATTGAGGAAGAGCGGGGCATGTCAGTATCAGATATATTCGAGGAGTTTGGTGAGGAGGATTTCCGGCTTACAGAATCTTCTGTGATCTCAGAACTTCCACCTGGTGACTGTGTTGTCTCAACAGGCGGTGGCGTTGTCCTTGACCACGATAATGTCAGGCATCTCAGGAAGAACTCCCTTGTATTTTTCCTCAATATTACCCCTGAAGAGTCTGTACAGAGAATTACCGGGAGTGAAAGACCGCCGCTGACCTCCCTTCCGCTTGACCATGAGGTTGCTGTGATTATGAAGGATCGGATGCCGGCGTACCTCAGATCTTCGGATTTCTGCATTGACGGAGAACAGAGTCCTGAGAAGATCTCTGATGAGATAGCCGGGATTGTGGAGTCCGGAGATCTGACTATTCCGGGGAGGGAATTACTGCAGAAATTCTTCAGAAATTCCATAATGCCTTCGGAGGATGAGAGGGGACTTGCCCTTGATGTTGTCGGTGAGAAGAGTCCTGTCAGTCTCTGTGCAATCTCCGGCAATCCCTGCATGCACTCTAAAAGTCCGGCAATATACAGGAAGATCTTTGAAAATTATGGAATTTCCGGATTTTATACATATATGGAGGCCGGGGATTTTAGTGAGATTATCAGAACTGCCGAAATTTCAGGGGTGAGAGGGCTTAGCATCACTATTCCTTTCAAGGAGGATGCTGTGGATTTCATGACCGAAATATCACCTGATGCTGCGGCAATAGGTGCTGTAAATACTGCTGTTAATTTCTGCGGTAAATTTTATGGCTTTAATACCGACTGGATTGGAATTGCAGAACCTTTAAAGAGGTCGTTTAAGGATGCCGGCGGGAGCATAGAAGGAAAGAGTGCGGTGGTTATTGGTGCAGGCGGCGCTGCCCGTGCGGCGGTCTATGCCCTTATTGTACTTGGTTTTGATGTGACTGTCCTGAACCGCAATGAGAAGAAAGCAGCTTTACTTGCGGAGTCTTTTGAATGCCGGTCAGGCGGGTTAAATGAGATACATAACTGTGTCTTTGATGTCATCATCAATGCAACTCCTGTCGGGATGAACAGGGCCGGAGGTCTTATTGTACCTGAATCTACCTTCAGAGAGGGCATGAGGGTCTTTGATCTCGTGTACACTCCGCCTGATACGGAACTTCTGAAGATGGCTGAGAAGAAGGGTTGTATCTGTATCTCCGGCGCGGAAATGTTTGTGTATCAGGCAGTTGAGCAGTTTTTCCTCATGTTTGGTTTCAGACCGGAAGAAGAGGTTATCCGTGAGGCTATGCAATGA
- a CDS encoding chorismate synthase — protein MNTFGRFFRFTTFGESHGKALGVVVDGCPAGIEFSEKDMMPLLERRRPGLSPLSTPRSESDTPEILSGVFEGVTTGMPVAMIVRNRDARSGDYESAKELFRPGHADYTYHAKYGIRDYRGGGRSSGRETVSRVMAGALAMKMLSGRGMSFESRIVSVHGISDPELFEEEILSAKSAGNSVGGVVEVTVKGCPAGVGDPVFGRLDAALSGAMISIGAVKGVEIGDGFSSADVYGTENNDLMAADGAGNPVFLSNHAGGILGGISTGEDIVIRIAVKPTPSVSSEQRTVDIYGSNRLISTGGRHDPCIVPRITVVAEAMAAVVIADSYLSMRAYGSFEGSEK, from the coding sequence ATGAATACCTTTGGCAGATTTTTCAGGTTTACAACATTTGGTGAGAGCCACGGTAAGGCGCTTGGTGTTGTTGTTGACGGCTGTCCTGCCGGTATTGAATTTTCAGAGAAGGATATGATGCCGCTCCTTGAGAGAAGAAGGCCTGGCCTCTCGCCGCTGTCAACTCCGAGGTCTGAATCCGATACCCCTGAAATACTCTCAGGTGTTTTTGAAGGTGTGACAACCGGAATGCCGGTTGCCATGATTGTCAGGAACAGAGATGCGAGAAGCGGAGACTATGAATCTGCAAAAGAGCTGTTCAGGCCCGGACATGCGGATTACACCTATCATGCCAAATACGGAATCCGGGACTACCGCGGCGGCGGGCGCAGTTCGGGCAGGGAGACGGTTTCAAGGGTTATGGCAGGTGCCCTCGCGATGAAGATGCTTTCCGGAAGAGGGATGTCGTTTGAAAGCCGGATTGTATCAGTTCATGGCATATCTGATCCTGAACTCTTTGAGGAGGAGATTCTCTCTGCAAAATCGGCGGGAAATTCAGTCGGTGGCGTTGTTGAGGTTACTGTAAAGGGATGTCCTGCCGGAGTTGGCGATCCGGTATTTGGAAGGCTTGATGCCGCTCTTTCGGGTGCGATGATCTCGATTGGTGCTGTGAAGGGTGTTGAGATTGGGGACGGTTTCTCTTCAGCAGACGTGTACGGGACTGAGAATAATGATCTTATGGCTGCTGATGGTGCCGGAAATCCGGTATTTCTCTCTAATCATGCCGGAGGAATTCTCGGTGGCATCTCAACCGGAGAGGATATTGTCATCAGAATTGCTGTAAAGCCCACACCCTCTGTATCGTCTGAGCAGAGGACTGTTGATATTTACGGGAGTAACAGGTTAATCTCAACCGGAGGAAGGCATGACCCCTGCATAGTGCCGAGGATTACTGTTGTTGCGGAAGCAATGGCGGCGGTTGTAATTGCCGATTCGTATCTGTCAATGAGGGCATATGGCTCATTTGAAGGATCGGAAAAATAA
- a CDS encoding type IV pilin N-terminal domain-containing protein produces the protein MMKKFDHERAEAPVLGTLLMVGLAVAFIAVAGIYVFSIPVWEESPKQAYFKIEPVKTEDSQYYFKVFNVAGDDILVRTGDEAEIKVTDPNGQMHTVAKGNCLTDFRTGDTAYLFYHKIKENFTLSAKNPESGNVSGLAQGKWIFILIDTEKDITICRNSVEI, from the coding sequence ATGATGAAAAAATTTGATCATGAAAGGGCGGAAGCACCAGTATTAGGCACGCTTCTGATGGTGGGGCTTGCAGTTGCCTTCATAGCAGTTGCAGGGATATATGTATTCAGTATTCCGGTCTGGGAAGAAAGCCCTAAACAGGCTTACTTTAAGATTGAACCGGTTAAAACCGAGGATTCTCAGTATTACTTTAAGGTATTCAATGTTGCAGGTGATGATATTCTTGTCCGCACAGGTGATGAGGCTGAGATTAAAGTTACTGACCCCAACGGCCAGATGCATACAGTAGCAAAAGGAAACTGCCTTACAGACTTCAGAACCGGAGATACCGCCTATCTCTTCTATCATAAAATCAAAGAAAATTTTACACTCTCTGCAAAAAACCCTGAATCCGGCAATGTTTCAGGTCTCGCACAGGGAAAGTGGATATTTATTCTGATTGACACTGAAAAGGATATTACAATATGCAGAAACTCTGTTGAGATTTGA